The Cucurbita pepo subsp. pepo cultivar mu-cu-16 chromosome LG08, ASM280686v2, whole genome shotgun sequence genome contains a region encoding:
- the LOC111800940 gene encoding uncharacterized protein LOC111800940 isoform X1, with amino-acid sequence MGLLHLPLDVALKIASSLQASDICALGCCSRLCRELFDSDCLWESLARERWPYIYASSSTGSSSSTPAKFPISMGWKSFYILRHIEILGRAQAAVKFIEQCPPSTPIEGGDYLRTILGLRDLKLSFIDVQMVLFKPQLNGLLNLVGLHYCTNLLEIPAYRVMEALQRCKISEKHVCVKWWKLGRWFYGFRMRDEQHTRRVSLAELLTAEGEDVLGVLSRGPVHEVLRVQVSVSDPFDSH; translated from the exons ATGGGGTTGCTCCATCTTCCACTTGATGTTGCCCTGAAAATTGCTTCTTCTCTTCAG GCATCGGACATTTGTGCTTTGGGCTGTTGCTCGCGGTTATGTCGGGAACTTTTCGATTCCGATTGTTTGTGGGAGTCTCTTGCAAGAGAAAGATGGCCTTATATCTATGCTTCTTCATCTACTGGTTCTTCTTCGTCAACTCCCGCAAAATTCCCCATCTCCATG GGATGGAAAAGCTTTTACATCCTGAGGCATATTGAGATATTGGGAAGAGCCCAAGCAGCAGTCAAGTTTATAGAACAATGCCCTCCTTCGACACCGATTGAGGGTGGAGACTATCTCAGGACAATACTCGGCTTGCGGGATTTGAAGCTTAGTTTTATAGATGTTCAAATGGTGCTTTTCAAACCTCAACTTAACGGGCTGCTGAACTTGGTTGGCTTACACTACTGCACAAATTTGCTTGAAATCCCT GCCTATCGAGTCATGGAAGCACTTCAAAGATGCAAGATCTCAGAGAAACATGTATGTGTGAAATGGTGGAAGCTAGGAAGATGGTTTTATGGCTTCCGCATGAGAGACGAACAACATACTCGTCGAGTCTCTCTGGCAGAACTGTTAACGGCAGAAGGGGAAGACGTTCTTGGGGTGCTTAGCCGAGGTCCTGTTCATGAGGTGCTCCGGGTTCAAGTTTCTGTAAGTGATCCCTTTGACAGTCACTGA
- the LOC111800950 gene encoding uncharacterized protein LOC111800950, producing the protein MVCSVGSVRMAVMTRLLAAGSFSRTIAEEAGHQKLASEFLCRELRDADEANLIDEEDMHVFGLKPMTDPLNLVCCNICKKPVKASQYIIHSELCRSLSLGQGAIMDLDGGMGHRKHSRKERKKLLPADANISALEKEGSESAYADYSAASAFPTNNQFEMVKLTKRNTYNVAPIPDDFTGVCPGVVDHSASLTHPFTKRSKLITGEGLLLTSDLEPSSAKEKIRYVPFPLASKIYYSQRSNHLRSALGYLYWEAVASSKEICNTVDHEMTKENVKQFDNSSQEESSQEQTNDIIGKKGKLKRKLHHEHQMDSHSLTSALKPDNNLAIFSSGKCLPAGGASNQFVVGSSVAWPQIAPVELTQKKLST; encoded by the exons ATGGTTTGCTCAGTTGGAAGTGTGAGAATGGCGGTGATGACAAGGCTTCTAGCTGCTGGGAGTTTCTCGCGAACTATTGCAG AGGAAGCTGGTCATCAGAAATTAGCGTCTGAATTTCTCTGCAGAGAACTTCGTGATGCAGATGAAGCAAATTTAATTGATGAAGAAG ATATGCACGTTTTTGGTTTGAAGCCCATGACCGATCCCCTGAATTTG GTTTGCTGCAATATCTGTAAGAAGCCAGTAAAGGCCAGCCAATACATCATTCATTCTG AACTTTGCAGGTCATTAAGTTTGGGACAAGGAGCTATTATGGACCTTGATGGTGGGATGGGCCATAGAAAACACTCGAGGAAGGAGAGGAAAAAGTTATTACCTGCTGATGCTA ATATATCAGCTCTGGAGAAAGAAGGATCTGAATCAGCATATGCTGATTATTCTGCTGCATCTGCATTTCCAACTAATAACCAATTTGAAATGGTCAAGTTAACAAAAA GAAATACCTACAATGTGGCGCCTATACCAGATGATTTTACAGGAGTCTGTCCTGGTGTTGTAGATCATTCAGCTAGTTTGACACATCCTTTCACAAAGCGGTCCAAATT GATAACTGGTGAAGGACTGTTACTGACATCTGATTTAGAGCCATCGTCagctaaagaaaaaattagat ATGTTCCGTTTCCTCTTGCaagtaaaatatattactCTCAAAGAAGTAATCATTTACGTTCGGCGCTTGGTTATCTTTACTGGGAGGCTGTTGCATCTAGCAAGGAAATATGTAATACGGTGGATCATGAAATGACGAAGGAAAATGTAAAACAATTTGATAATTCTTCTCAGGAGGAGTCGTCCcaagaacaaacaaatgaTATTATTGGAAAGAAG ggaaaacttaaaagaaagtTACATCACGAACATCAG ATGGATAGTCATTCCTTAACCTCTGCATTGAAACCTGACAACAATCTGGCCATATTCTCATCTGGGAAATGTCTGCCTGCCGGTGGTGCCTCAAATCAGTTTGTTGTTGGCAGCAGTGTTGCATGGCCACAGATTGCTCCAGTTGAATTGACACAGAAAAAACTATCCACCTAG
- the LOC111800940 gene encoding uncharacterized protein LOC111800940 isoform X2 codes for MKASDICALGCCSRLCRELFDSDCLWESLARERWPYIYASSSTGSSSSTPAKFPISMGWKSFYILRHIEILGRAQAAVKFIEQCPPSTPIEGGDYLRTILGLRDLKLSFIDVQMVLFKPQLNGLLNLVGLHYCTNLLEIPAYRVMEALQRCKISEKHVCVKWWKLGRWFYGFRMRDEQHTRRVSLAELLTAEGEDVLGVLSRGPVHEVLRVQVSVSDPFDSH; via the exons ATGAAGGCATCGGACATTTGTGCTTTGGGCTGTTGCTCGCGGTTATGTCGGGAACTTTTCGATTCCGATTGTTTGTGGGAGTCTCTTGCAAGAGAAAGATGGCCTTATATCTATGCTTCTTCATCTACTGGTTCTTCTTCGTCAACTCCCGCAAAATTCCCCATCTCCATG GGATGGAAAAGCTTTTACATCCTGAGGCATATTGAGATATTGGGAAGAGCCCAAGCAGCAGTCAAGTTTATAGAACAATGCCCTCCTTCGACACCGATTGAGGGTGGAGACTATCTCAGGACAATACTCGGCTTGCGGGATTTGAAGCTTAGTTTTATAGATGTTCAAATGGTGCTTTTCAAACCTCAACTTAACGGGCTGCTGAACTTGGTTGGCTTACACTACTGCACAAATTTGCTTGAAATCCCT GCCTATCGAGTCATGGAAGCACTTCAAAGATGCAAGATCTCAGAGAAACATGTATGTGTGAAATGGTGGAAGCTAGGAAGATGGTTTTATGGCTTCCGCATGAGAGACGAACAACATACTCGTCGAGTCTCTCTGGCAGAACTGTTAACGGCAGAAGGGGAAGACGTTCTTGGGGTGCTTAGCCGAGGTCCTGTTCATGAGGTGCTCCGGGTTCAAGTTTCTGTAAGTGATCCCTTTGACAGTCACTGA
- the LOC111799608 gene encoding tubby-like F-box protein 3: MSLKSIIQEMRSRSRRVVQDGSTAEVGDGLAQSCWVHMPQELLREVLIRIESSENAWPPRKSVVACAGVCRSWRRITKEIVKTPEVSGTLTFPISVKQPGPRDLLLHCFIKRNRSAQTYCLYLSLTSALADDGKFLLAARKCRRATCTDYIISLHADDMSKASGTFIGKLRSNFLGTKFTIVDGQPPHAGAKISRSRSSRLVGLKQVSPRVPAGNYPVAHISYELNVLGSRGPRRMHCVMDAIPASAIEPGGVAPIQTEFSSSRIDFLPSMRFSWSKSNEPNHTDDQSSGSSSNQKDGLLVLRNKAPRWHEQLQCWCLNFHGRVTIASVKNFQLVASPENGPAGPEHEKIILQFGKVGKDIFTMDYRYPISAFQAFAICLSSFDTKIACE, from the exons ATGTCTTTGAAGAGCATAATTCAGGAAATGAGATCCAGGTCCCGCCGTGTGGTGCAGGATGGATCGACGGCCGAAGTCGGTGATGGTTTGGCGCAGAGCTGTTGGGTTCACATGCCTCAGGAGTTGCTGAGAGAGGTTTTGATTAGAATCGAGAGCTCTGAGAATGCTTGGCCTCCGCGGAAGAGCGTCGTGGCTTGCGCTGGAGTTTGCCGGAGCTGGAGACGGATTACTAAGGAGATTGTTAAAACTCCCGAGGTTTCTGGCACATTGACGTTTCCTATCTCCGTCAAGCAG CCTGGTCCAAGGGATTTGCTTCTTCATTGTTTCATAAAACGGAATCGATCCGCACAAACTTATTGCCTTTATCTTAGTTTGACGAGTG CACTTGCTGACGATGGAAAGTTTCTTCTTGCTGCCCGGAAGTGTCGACGGGCCACCTGCACTGATTATATAATATCACTGCATGCTGATGACATGTCCAAGGCAAGTGGCACCTTTATTGGAAAATTAAG atCTAACTTTTTAGGAACCAAGTTCACAATCGTTGATGGACAGCCACCTCATGCGGGAGCCAAGATCTCAAGAAGTCGCTCCTCTAGGCTTGTAGGCCTGAAACAAGTGTCACCTAGAGTTCCTGCCGGCAACTACCCTGTGGCTCACATCTCATATGAGTTAAATGTCTTGGGTTCAAG GGGTCCAAGAAGAATGCATTGCGTCATGGATGCTATTCCTGCCTCTGCTATTGAACCAGGAGGGGTGGCTCCAATACAGACCGAATTCTCCTCAAGCCGTATAGACTTTCTTCCATCGATGAGATTTTCCTGGTCGAAATCGAATGAACCAAATCACACCGACGATCAATCATCGGGATCTTCATCCAATCAGAAAGATGGACTTCTGGTGCTCAGAAACAAGGCTCCGCGGTGGCACGAACAGCTCCAATGTTGGTGTTTGAACTTTCACGGACGAGTGACAATTGCTTCAGTGAAAAACTTTCAGTTAGTAGCTTCACCTGAAAATGGACCTGCCGGACCTGAACATGAGAAGATCATCCTTCAATTTGGAAAAGTAGGAAAGGATATATTTACAATGGACTACAGGTATCCAATCTCAGCGTTTCAGGCCTTCGCCATCTGCCTCAGCAGCTTTGACACAAAGATCGCTTGTGAATGA
- the LOC111800521 gene encoding probable serine/threonine-protein kinase At1g54610: MGCVFGREVSAKPVQRPNADDEIRASAKAEVPEIRADAAANVRNGGSRNEVDDDRGSRPRRRSSRPNPRLSNPPKHGEQVAAGWPSWLSAVAGEAINGWIPRRADSFEKLDKIGQGTYSNVYKARDSLTGKIVALKKVRFDNLEPESVKFMAREILILRRLDHPNVVKLEGLVTSRMSCSLYLVFEYMEHDLAGLAASPGIKFTESQVKCYMNQLLSGLEHCHNRHVLHRDIKGSNLLIDNDGILRIADFGLASVFDPNHKHPMTSRVVTLWYRPPELLLGATDYGVGVDLWSAGCILAELLAGKPIMPGRTEVEQLHKIFKLCGSPTEEYWKKSRLPHATIFKPQHSYKRCIAETFKDFPPSSLPLIETLLAIDPAERLTATAALHSEFFTTKPYACEPSSLPKYPPSKEMDAKLRDEEARRLRAVGRSNADGVKRTRARDRAVRAIPAPEANAELQANLDRRRLITHANAKSKSEKFPPPHQDGAIGYQLGSSHHVDPIYDPPDVPFSTMNFSYPKASIQTWSGPLMDPGAVGAPPRRRKHTAGHSSRSSSKDLNKDKNSARI, translated from the exons ATGGGCTGCGTTTTTGGCCGAGAGGTTTCTGCGAAGCCCGTTCAGAGACCGAACGCCGATGACGAAATTAGGGCTTCTGCCAAGGCGGAGGTTCCTGAGATTCGAGCTGATGCTGCCGCTAATGTTCGCAATGGCGGAAGTAGGAACGAGGTTGATGATGATAGAGGTTCGAGGCCGAGGCGGCGATCGTCGAGGCCGAATCCGAGATTGAGTAATCCGCCGAAGCATGGCGAGCAAGTCGCCGCTGGTTGGCCGTCTTGGCTCTCCGCCGTCGCCGGTGAAGCTATCAATGGATGGATTCCTCGCCGTGCTGACAGTTTCGAGAAGCTTGATAAA ATTGGGCAAGGGACGTATAGTAATGTGTACAAAGCCAGAGACTCATTGACAGGGAAGATTGTGGCTCTGAAGAAGGTTCGTTTCGACAATTTGGAGCCCGAGAGCGTCAAGTTTATGGCCCGGGAAATTCTCATTCTGCGGCGTTTGGATCATCCAAATGTTGTTAAACTCGAAGGTTTGGTGACGTCCCGAATGTCGTGTAGTTTATATCTTGTATTTGAATACATGGAACACGATCTGGCTGGACTTGCTGCGAGCCCCGGGATCAAGTTTACGGAATCGCAG GTTAAATGTTACATGAACCAATTGTTATCAGGGCTTGAACATTGTCACAACCGTCACGTGCTGCATCGTGATATAAAGGGATCGAATCTTCTGATCGATAACGATGGGATCCTTAGGATAGCTGATTTCGGATTGGCGTCTGTCTTTGATCCTAACCACAAGCATCCAATGACAAGTAGGGTGGTTACGCTATGGTATCGACCTCCTGAACTTCTTCTTGGAGCTACTGATTATGGCGTTGGTGTAGACCTCTGGAGTGCTGGCTGCATTTTAGCCGAGCTGTTAGCTGGAAAGCCTATCATGCCCGGTCGCACCGAG GTTGAGCAGCTGCATAAGATATTCAAGTTATGTGGCTCTCCTACAGAAGAATACTGGAAAAAGTCGAGATTGCCTCATGCAACCATATTCAAGCCTCAACATTCATACAAGAGATGCATAGCAGAGACGTTTAAAGACTTCCCGCCGTCATCTCTGCCACTAATCGAGACGCTTCTCGCCATCGACCCCGCTGAACGCCTAACTGCCACGGCTGCTTTACATAGTGAA TTTTTCACTACAAAGCCATATGCTTGTGAGCCTTCCAGTCTTCCTAAGTATCCTCCAAGCAAGGAAATGGATGCAAAACTACGGGACGAAGAAGCTAGAAG GCTAAGAGCTGTTGGCAGAAGCAATGCAGATGGAGTGAAGAGAACACGGGCACGTGATCGAGCTGTTCGGGCAATTCCTGCTCCAGAAGCCAATGCTGAGCTTCAAGCCAATCTCGAT AGACGACGTCTCATAACACACGCAAATGCGAAGAGCAAGAGTGAAAAGTTTCCTCCTCCACATCAAGACGGAGCGATTGGCTACCAACTGGGATCTTCGCATCACGTCGATCCGATCTATGATCCTCCCGACGTTCCATTTAGCACCATGAATTTCTCGTATCCAAAAGCAAGCATCCAAACATGGTCTGGTCCCTTGATGGACCCAGGTGCCGTTGGTGCTCCTCCAAGAAGGAGAAAACACACCGCAGGTCATTCATCAAGATCATCATCCAAGGACTTGAATAAGGATAAAAATTCTGCTCGTATCTAA